One region of Gloeocapsopsis sp. IPPAS B-1203 genomic DNA includes:
- the gltX gene encoding glutamate--tRNA ligase, which translates to MTVRVRIAPSPTGNLHIGTARTAVFNWLFARHHSGKFILRIEDTDTERSREEYTQNILDGLTWLGLNWDEGPIFQSRRLDVYRQRVQDLLDKGLVYYCYCSEAELDAMREAQKARNEAPRYDNRHRNLTPEQQAAFTAEGRRPVIRFKIEDDREIVWNDMVRGQMSWRGSDLGGDMVIARAAENKGIGQPLYNFAVVVDDIDMQITHVIRGEDHIANTAKQILLYEAFGATVPEFAHTPLILNMEGRKLSKRDGVTSIFDFKEMGFVAEAMVNYMTLLGWSPPDSTQEFFTLEEAAQQFSFDRVNKAGAKFDWAKLDWINSQYLHSMPVEKLTDLLIPYWQAAGYEFDAVGDRIWLEKIARVIGPSLTRLKDAVDMSWLFFTDSLTYSADATHQLQQAGSQAVLEGVLSALNHGTELSEASSQDIIKHVVKEKNVKKGLVMRSLRAALTGDMQGPDLIQSWVILHQRQFDKARLEIAIATAK; encoded by the coding sequence ATGACTGTTAGAGTGCGCATTGCCCCTAGTCCTACAGGAAATCTACATATTGGAACCGCAAGAACTGCGGTATTTAACTGGTTATTTGCCCGTCATCATAGTGGTAAGTTCATTCTACGAATCGAAGATACTGATACTGAGCGATCGCGTGAAGAGTATACGCAAAATATCCTTGATGGTTTAACGTGGTTGGGGCTGAATTGGGATGAAGGACCAATTTTTCAGTCACGCCGTTTGGATGTGTATCGCCAAAGAGTGCAAGATTTACTTGATAAAGGACTAGTTTACTACTGCTACTGTTCTGAAGCAGAATTAGACGCGATGCGCGAAGCCCAAAAAGCACGAAACGAAGCGCCGCGTTATGATAACCGCCATCGCAATTTAACACCCGAACAACAAGCTGCATTTACTGCTGAAGGTCGCCGTCCAGTAATTCGTTTTAAGATTGAAGACGATCGCGAAATTGTCTGGAATGACATGGTACGCGGACAGATGAGTTGGCGCGGTAGTGACTTGGGTGGTGATATGGTTATTGCCCGTGCGGCAGAAAATAAGGGAATTGGTCAACCATTGTACAACTTTGCTGTCGTGGTTGATGACATAGATATGCAAATTACCCACGTCATTCGTGGAGAAGATCATATTGCCAATACTGCCAAGCAAATTTTACTATATGAAGCTTTTGGGGCAACTGTCCCAGAATTTGCCCATACACCTTTAATCTTAAATATGGAAGGGCGCAAGCTTTCCAAACGTGACGGTGTTACCTCAATTTTCGACTTCAAAGAAATGGGCTTTGTCGCCGAAGCAATGGTAAACTATATGACGTTATTGGGTTGGTCGCCACCTGATTCAACGCAGGAATTTTTTACCCTAGAAGAAGCAGCACAGCAATTCAGTTTTGATCGTGTTAATAAAGCTGGGGCAAAATTTGACTGGGCAAAGTTAGATTGGATTAATAGTCAGTATCTACACTCTATGCCTGTAGAGAAACTGACAGATTTGTTGATACCCTATTGGCAAGCTGCAGGATATGAATTTGATGCTGTAGGCGATCGCATTTGGTTAGAAAAAATCGCTCGTGTTATTGGTCCTAGTTTAACTCGGCTCAAAGATGCAGTAGATATGAGTTGGCTATTTTTTACTGACTCATTAACATACAGCGCAGATGCAACGCATCAGTTACAGCAAGCAGGTTCACAAGCAGTTCTTGAAGGTGTTTTGTCTGCACTCAATCATGGTACTGAACTGAGCGAAGCAAGTAGTCAGGATATCATTAAACACGTAGTAAAAGAGAAAAACGTCAAGAAAGGATTGGTGATGCGATCGCTACGTGCAGCATTAACTGGAGATATGCAAGGTCCTGACTTAATTCAATCTTGGGTAATTTTACATCAAAGGCAGTTTGATAAAGCGCGATTAGAAATTGCGATCGCAACTGCTAAATAA
- a CDS encoding glycosyl transferase, translating into MFPIIYVAVTSHGFGHAARTASVVATIKKLCPEALLIFVTTTPRWFLESYIQDDFIYRPRSFDVGVVQSDSLKMDKAATLEKMQHIRTQQNAIVAGEVNFIKQNRVGLILADVPPLAGVMGKTAGVPCWTISNFGWDFIYRDWGSEFQESADWISDCYSQCDRLLRLPFHEPMSAFKNITDFGLPGGSPSHPADALRSTWNITTPKERTILLTFGGLGLQQIPYDNVQRFPDWQFITFARNAPNLPNLLKITDPQYRPVDFMQLCGRVVSKPGFSTFAEAIRQQVPIVTLTRDDFAEAALLIEGIKDYAHHQIISPTEFFHNGWEFLQHEPLTPRKSQGIALDGNEAIAQTVLEYFIN; encoded by the coding sequence ATGTTTCCCATCATCTACGTAGCCGTTACTAGCCACGGATTTGGTCATGCAGCGCGGACTGCATCGGTTGTGGCGACGATTAAAAAACTCTGTCCAGAAGCATTATTAATTTTCGTGACAACGACACCACGCTGGTTCCTTGAATCGTACATTCAAGATGATTTTATCTATCGTCCGCGATCGTTTGATGTTGGTGTAGTACAAAGCGACAGTCTCAAAATGGACAAAGCCGCTACACTCGAAAAAATGCAGCACATTCGCACTCAACAAAACGCAATTGTTGCTGGGGAAGTTAACTTTATTAAGCAAAATCGTGTCGGGTTAATTTTGGCAGACGTTCCACCTTTAGCTGGAGTCATGGGTAAAACCGCAGGGGTTCCGTGTTGGACTATTAGTAATTTTGGTTGGGACTTTATTTATCGTGATTGGGGAAGTGAATTCCAAGAAAGTGCCGATTGGATTTCTGATTGCTACAGTCAATGCGATCGCTTACTCCGCTTACCATTTCACGAACCAATGAGTGCGTTTAAAAATATCACAGACTTTGGGCTTCCTGGTGGTTCTCCATCCCACCCAGCCGATGCGCTACGATCTACATGGAATATCACAACACCAAAAGAACGCACAATCTTACTAACTTTCGGTGGTTTAGGTTTACAGCAGATTCCTTACGACAATGTGCAGCGATTTCCTGATTGGCAATTTATCACGTTTGCTCGTAACGCCCCAAATTTACCCAACTTACTCAAAATCACCGATCCGCAATATCGTCCAGTTGATTTTATGCAGCTTTGTGGCAGAGTTGTTTCTAAACCTGGTTTTAGTACGTTCGCCGAAGCTATTCGACAACAAGTGCCTATTGTTACTTTGACACGCGATGATTTTGCGGAAGCAGCTTTGTTGATTGAAGGTATTAAAGATTATGCCCACCATCAAATTATTAGCCCAACAGAATTTTTCCATAACGGTTGGGAATTTCTGCAACATGAACCTTTGACACCAAGAAAATCTCAAGGAATCGCCCTTGATGGCAATGAAGCGATCGCCCAGACTGTTTTAGAGTATTTCATTAATTAA
- a CDS encoding GNAT family N-acetyltransferase → MKIVCLHDKNEIEALLRQNTFLHLYSIGDLDNFFWQHTTWYGLQEDTLKQVVLIYKGSDLPVLLGLTTEPTLMAHLLRSIIHLLPRQFYAHLSEDLAQVFAEDYQIQSHGLHKKMALTNSQFLANFDTSEVIQLAVENADEIAELYRISYPENWFDSRMLETGYYYGIRCENTLVSIAGVHVYSPQYKVAALGNITTHPQFRGQGLSKKVVARLCQELLKRVNYIGLNVKADNAIAIACYEKLGFAWIATFEECLLTLV, encoded by the coding sequence ATGAAAATAGTTTGCTTACACGATAAAAATGAAATAGAGGCGCTGCTACGTCAAAATACTTTTCTCCATCTTTATAGTATTGGAGATTTAGACAATTTTTTCTGGCAACACACAACTTGGTACGGCTTGCAGGAAGATACGCTTAAACAGGTGGTTTTGATATACAAAGGTTCCGATTTACCTGTACTCTTGGGCTTGACAACAGAACCAACTTTAATGGCACATCTACTGCGATCAATCATACATCTTCTCCCAAGACAATTTTATGCTCATCTTAGTGAAGACTTAGCTCAAGTATTTGCGGAAGATTACCAAATACAATCCCACGGTTTGCACAAAAAGATGGCTTTAACTAATAGTCAGTTTTTAGCTAATTTTGATACATCTGAAGTTATTCAACTTGCAGTAGAAAATGCCGATGAAATAGCAGAGTTGTATCGTATAAGCTATCCAGAAAACTGGTTTGACTCGCGAATGCTAGAAACTGGATATTACTATGGTATTCGATGCGAAAACACGCTTGTTAGTATTGCGGGAGTTCACGTATATTCCCCACAGTACAAAGTCGCAGCGTTAGGTAACATTACAACACATCCACAATTTCGCGGACAAGGGTTGAGTAAAAAAGTTGTAGCCAGGTTGTGTCAAGAACTTTTGAAGAGAGTGAATTATATAGGCTTGAATGTGAAAGCAGATAATGCGATCGCGATCGCGTGTTATGAAAAACTCGGCTTTGCGTGGATAGCAACGTTTGAAGAATGTTTATTAACTTTGGTCTAA
- a CDS encoding PstS family phosphate ABC transporter substrate-binding protein, which translates to MTSRKAIASLVIAAATIGLSVPAVRSQNPTTIRVDGSSTVFPITEAVAEDFQKQNGGRTRVTVGISGTGGGFKKFCRGETEISNASRPIKAEEMEACKSAGVQYIEMPVAYDALTVVVNPRNNWVNSMTVAELKKIWEPAAQGKMTNWSQVRQGFPNSPMKLYGPGADSGTFEYFTEAVVGDAKSSRTDFTASEDDNVLVQGVSRDRGALGYFGYAYYEANKNRLKAVAIDNGNGKAVLPSREAVENGTYQPLSRPLFIYVNAKAASRDDVKQFINYYISNAPKLVSEVGYVALPARAYTLASSHFQQNKVGTVFGGKEAVGLRIEELLQREARL; encoded by the coding sequence ATGACAAGTCGAAAAGCGATCGCATCTTTAGTCATAGCTGCTGCAACAATTGGTTTATCAGTACCTGCAGTTCGTTCTCAAAACCCAACAACAATCCGAGTTGATGGTTCTAGTACAGTTTTCCCAATCACTGAAGCTGTAGCTGAAGATTTTCAGAAGCAAAACGGTGGTAGAACGCGAGTTACAGTTGGTATTTCTGGTACTGGCGGTGGATTCAAAAAGTTTTGTCGTGGTGAAACCGAAATTTCTAACGCTTCTCGACCAATTAAAGCTGAAGAAATGGAAGCTTGCAAAAGTGCTGGTGTTCAGTATATAGAAATGCCAGTAGCTTACGACGCTTTAACAGTTGTTGTAAATCCTAGAAATAACTGGGTCAACAGCATGACTGTTGCTGAGTTGAAGAAAATTTGGGAACCAGCTGCACAAGGTAAGATGACAAATTGGAGTCAAGTACGCCAAGGATTTCCCAATTCTCCCATGAAACTGTATGGTCCTGGTGCAGATTCAGGAACTTTTGAGTACTTTACCGAAGCAGTCGTTGGTGATGCAAAGTCTAGCCGTACAGACTTCACAGCTAGCGAGGATGACAATGTTCTCGTACAAGGAGTTAGTCGCGATCGCGGTGCTTTAGGTTACTTCGGCTATGCGTATTACGAAGCTAACAAAAATCGTTTAAAAGCCGTAGCAATTGATAATGGTAATGGTAAAGCTGTGCTACCTTCTAGAGAAGCAGTAGAAAACGGTACTTACCAGCCTTTATCGCGACCACTATTTATTTACGTAAATGCTAAAGCTGCAAGTAGAGATGATGTCAAGCAATTCATTAACTACTACATCAGCAATGCACCTAAATTAGTCAGTGAAGTTGGTTATGTAGCTTTACCAGCGCGCGCTTACACTTTAGCAAGCAGCCACTTTCAACAGAATAAAGTAGGTACTGTATTTGGTGGGAAAGAAGCTGTCGGACTCCGTATTGAAGAACTACTACAACGCGAAGCAAGACTGTAA
- the pstC gene encoding phosphate ABC transporter permease subunit PstC, with protein MVERQIQLTIKPLSPRMLRKVREKAIEILLFLAACSSVATTIAIIGILVYESITFFREVSLINFLTDTQWSPLFDDAHYGILPLLSGTLVTTAVALSVAVPLGTIAAIYLSEFAPFRLREFIKPCLELLAGIPTVVYGYFALLFVTPLLQTFLWDLPGFNMLSAGIVMGVMIIPYVSSVSEDAMRSVPLHLREGSYAMGATRLQTALKVIFPSAISGITAAYILGISRAVGETMIVAIAAGLQPTLTWNPMNEAATITAYIVSVSLGDLPHGSLEYQTIFAAGLTLVLMTLVFNIFGYFLSRRYREKY; from the coding sequence ATGGTAGAAAGGCAAATCCAACTTACTATAAAACCTTTATCGCCAAGAATGCTGCGGAAAGTGCGAGAAAAAGCGATTGAGATTTTACTATTTCTCGCTGCTTGTTCTTCAGTAGCCACAACTATTGCAATTATTGGAATTTTGGTATATGAATCAATAACTTTTTTTAGAGAAGTTTCTTTAATAAACTTTCTAACAGATACACAATGGTCGCCCTTATTTGATGATGCGCACTATGGAATTTTACCACTACTTTCAGGTACGTTAGTAACGACTGCTGTTGCATTATCAGTAGCAGTACCTCTAGGAACGATTGCAGCAATTTATTTAAGCGAGTTTGCACCTTTTCGACTACGTGAATTTATTAAACCTTGCTTGGAATTATTAGCTGGTATTCCTACAGTAGTGTATGGTTATTTCGCACTTTTATTTGTGACACCATTATTACAAACATTTTTATGGGATCTTCCTGGATTTAATATGTTAAGTGCTGGCATTGTTATGGGAGTTATGATTATTCCCTACGTCAGTTCTGTTAGTGAAGATGCAATGCGTTCTGTACCCTTACACCTGCGCGAAGGTTCTTATGCAATGGGCGCAACGCGCTTGCAAACAGCTTTAAAAGTTATCTTTCCCTCAGCTATTTCGGGTATTACAGCAGCTTATATTTTAGGAATTTCGCGGGCAGTTGGTGAAACAATGATTGTAGCGATCGCTGCTGGTTTACAGCCTACTCTTACTTGGAATCCGATGAATGAAGCTGCAACAATTACGGCTTATATTGTTTCAGTTAGTTTAGGAGATTTACCTCACGGTAGTTTAGAGTACCAAACAATCTTTGCTGCGGGACTTACGCTGGTATTGATGACCTTAGTATTCAATATTTTTGGATATTTTTTAAGTAGACGCTATCGCGAAAAATACTAA
- a CDS encoding secondary thiamine-phosphate synthase enzyme YjbQ, which translates to MHYQKILRIPTQGKSLNNVTTKIESIVAESGVETGICHLFLRHTSASLVIQENADPDVLKDLENFLAKLVPEDAYYIHSAEGPDDMPAHIRTVLTHTSEQIPIAKGELLLGTWQGVYIWEHRRRSHNRELVVHINGM; encoded by the coding sequence ATGCATTACCAAAAAATTCTTAGAATTCCCACGCAAGGCAAATCTCTTAATAATGTCACTACCAAAATTGAATCAATTGTTGCTGAATCAGGTGTAGAAACAGGAATTTGTCATTTATTCCTGCGTCATACTTCTGCTAGCCTTGTAATTCAAGAAAATGCTGATCCTGACGTGCTGAAAGATTTAGAAAACTTCTTAGCGAAACTCGTTCCTGAAGATGCTTATTATATCCATAGTGCTGAAGGACCTGATGATATGCCAGCACATATTCGTACAGTACTTACACATACATCAGAACAAATTCCGATTGCTAAGGGTGAGTTGCTGTTAGGTACTTGGCAAGGAGTATACATTTGGGAGCATCGACGACGTAGTCACAATAGAGAACTTGTTGTTCACATTAATGGGATGTAG
- a CDS encoding esterase-like activity of phytase family protein gives MSLSRKLLQPITLVLFCLLLSVIFVTRQPTPAVPVTAVNFLGEATLPTGFSHQGTELGGLSGITYDSNKNVYYAISDDRSERAPARFYTLKINLEQGLQQGDVTPLKVTTLLNAENQPFAKYNIDAEGIAVTDRQTVFISSEGDTQRLIDPFIKEFSLASGKELRSLPIPERFLPTASRDRGIRNNNAFESLTVTPNQQYLFSATENALLQDEPIGQPDTSSPCRILQYDLRSGVRSHEYLYITETVPTQINLPKFMRVGLVDLLAIDNNGNFISLERAFTGLGYSIRLYAVSLAQADDISDIDSLRQVDFSSIKPVKKRLLLDLKTLKNIALDNIEGLTLGPELTDGQRSLILVSDNNFQPAQRTQFLALTIQSQFKD, from the coding sequence ATGTCATTGAGCCGCAAACTATTACAGCCAATTACATTGGTGCTTTTTTGTCTATTATTGAGTGTTATTTTTGTTACACGCCAACCTACGCCCGCAGTACCAGTCACTGCAGTTAATTTTCTGGGGGAAGCAACATTACCCACAGGATTTTCTCATCAGGGGACGGAACTCGGTGGGTTATCAGGAATTACTTATGATTCTAATAAAAATGTTTATTACGCCATCTCTGACGATCGCAGCGAAAGAGCACCAGCACGATTTTATACTTTAAAAATTAATTTAGAACAGGGATTACAGCAAGGTGATGTGACTCCTTTAAAAGTTACAACTCTACTCAATGCCGAGAATCAACCCTTTGCCAAATATAATATTGATGCCGAGGGAATTGCAGTAACTGATCGCCAGACTGTGTTTATTTCTTCCGAAGGTGATACACAAAGATTAATCGATCCATTTATCAAAGAGTTCTCGTTAGCAAGTGGGAAAGAGTTGCGATCGCTACCCATACCTGAAAGATTTTTACCAACTGCAAGTCGCGATCGCGGTATTCGCAATAATAATGCGTTTGAAAGTTTAACAGTGACGCCTAATCAGCAATATTTATTTAGTGCAACCGAAAATGCTCTATTGCAAGATGAACCAATTGGTCAACCTGATACTAGTTCGCCTTGCCGAATTTTACAATATGACTTGCGTTCAGGAGTGCGATCGCATGAGTACCTGTACATCACTGAAACTGTACCAACACAAATCAATCTACCTAAATTTATGCGTGTCGGGCTAGTTGATTTACTAGCTATAGACAATAACGGCAATTTCATTAGCTTAGAACGCGCATTTACAGGTTTAGGATACAGCATTCGCTTGTACGCAGTTTCTTTAGCACAAGCCGATGATATCAGTGATATCGATAGTCTGCGTCAAGTTGATTTCAGTAGCATCAAACCAGTAAAGAAAAGATTGTTGCTCGATCTCAAAACATTGAAAAACATTGCACTAGATAACATCGAAGGCTTAACATTAGGTCCGGAGTTGACTGATGGGCAAAGATCGTTAATCCTAGTTAGCGATAATAACTTTCAACCTGCGCAGCGTACTCAATTTTTAGCTCTTACTATCCAATCTCAATTTAAGGATTAG
- a CDS encoding sulfotransferase codes for MSKPRPNLFVIGAMKAGTSSLHNYLNNHPQIFMCSPKEPMFFSNHSNWEKGEQEYLKLFENAGDALLVGESSTNYSKAPYYSGVPELIAQFNPDARFIYIMRDPIERTISHYWFHVSYFKERRDIVTAIQQQPHYLEVSDYAMQLKLYFDTFGKERVATLTLEDLKKDATKEMQKLFAWLGVDSSFVPQNLEERKNVTPRKVLWQEKSLAGSLRNSKYWQAVKPVVPKSMRTWAKSWSNTYVDREVVDLEPVKAFLRPIQVKQVETLSELLGRQFPEWKTLYAS; via the coding sequence ATGTCAAAACCACGCCCCAATCTATTTGTTATCGGTGCAATGAAAGCAGGAACTTCGTCACTGCACAACTATTTAAATAATCATCCTCAAATTTTTATGTGTAGTCCCAAAGAGCCAATGTTTTTCTCTAATCACTCTAATTGGGAGAAGGGTGAACAAGAATATCTCAAGCTTTTTGAGAATGCTGGGGACGCTTTGCTAGTGGGAGAATCGAGTACAAACTATTCAAAAGCTCCATACTACAGTGGTGTACCAGAACTCATAGCACAGTTCAATCCTGATGCTCGTTTTATTTACATTATGCGAGATCCAATAGAACGTACAATCAGCCATTACTGGTTTCATGTATCCTATTTTAAGGAAAGACGTGATATTGTGACGGCAATTCAGCAACAGCCTCACTATTTGGAAGTTAGTGATTATGCGATGCAACTCAAGTTATATTTTGATACTTTCGGTAAAGAACGAGTCGCAACTCTCACCCTTGAAGATTTAAAAAAAGACGCTACCAAAGAAATGCAAAAGTTGTTTGCGTGGTTGGGAGTTGATTCGTCCTTTGTTCCCCAAAACCTTGAAGAACGGAAGAATGTTACACCTCGTAAAGTCTTGTGGCAAGAAAAATCTCTTGCTGGTAGTTTGCGTAACTCTAAGTATTGGCAAGCGGTAAAGCCTGTAGTACCTAAATCAATGCGTACATGGGCAAAGAGTTGGTCAAATACTTATGTTGATCGCGAAGTTGTAGATTTAGAGCCAGTCAAAGCGTTTCTTAGACCAATTCAAGTTAAACAAGTTGAGACGTTGAGTGAGTTGTTAGGTCGTCAGTTTCCTGAATGGAAGACATTATACGCAAGTTGA
- a CDS encoding TM0106 family RecB-like putative nuclease produces the protein MLMTAELLLQYQRCQRRAFLDTHGDRSQRDTPSDFLLRLQQDKVVHQQNALAQQDPQKPDYYKGNWEAGAIATLKLMQQGVERISQGVLLTNYLEKYTLISRPDLLIKQPGDSWFGDWVYIPAQIELGKRPKLEYQIIAAYNAYVLEHIQGISPKSAWLFLRRPEVYTVDIARWTSQMQRSLAQCLEILEAKLAPEVFISRQRCSLCRWYTQCYAIAKSQQHLSLIPGVTPNRYTQLQALNVVTLESLTQVNPAQLESLPGFDRQVAQKLVLQAQAVFENRPILLDTTCRIGTGETPIPQAPIELYFDIEAEPDLNLDYLLGVLVVDRQTGTETFHKLLAETPAQEERIWQQFLDLVHQYPTAPIYHFCAYEVDTIKRLGKLYHTPRQQIKTLLARFVDVYEQVTQTVALPVENYTLKAIARWLGFEWRDQQANGSHCIYWYDQWLATGDRTLLESIVRYNEDDCHATRHVKDWLIDFTTDLPPTNLQVIRTP, from the coding sequence ATGCTAATGACTGCTGAACTGCTGCTGCAATATCAACGTTGTCAAAGACGGGCTTTTTTAGATACTCATGGCGATCGCAGCCAGCGAGATACTCCTAGTGACTTTTTACTACGGCTACAACAAGACAAAGTTGTTCATCAACAAAATGCTTTAGCACAACAAGATCCTCAAAAACCTGATTATTACAAAGGAAATTGGGAAGCAGGTGCGATCGCAACACTAAAACTGATGCAGCAAGGCGTTGAGCGTATTAGTCAAGGAGTCTTACTCACCAACTATTTAGAAAAATATACCCTGATAAGTCGTCCAGATTTACTGATCAAACAACCTGGAGACTCATGGTTTGGTGACTGGGTTTATATTCCTGCTCAAATAGAATTGGGAAAGCGCCCCAAGCTAGAATATCAAATTATTGCGGCGTATAATGCCTACGTATTAGAGCATATCCAAGGAATTTCACCAAAATCGGCATGGTTATTTCTGCGTCGTCCAGAAGTTTATACCGTGGATATTGCTAGGTGGACGTCCCAGATGCAACGTAGTTTGGCGCAATGTCTGGAAATTTTAGAAGCCAAATTAGCACCGGAAGTCTTTATTTCTCGACAGCGATGTAGTCTTTGTCGTTGGTATACTCAGTGTTATGCGATCGCTAAATCTCAACAACATCTTTCGCTAATTCCTGGAGTAACTCCTAATCGCTACACTCAATTACAAGCATTAAATGTTGTCACTCTGGAATCTTTGACTCAAGTCAATCCTGCACAATTAGAATCTTTACCAGGATTTGATCGCCAAGTTGCACAGAAATTAGTTTTACAAGCTCAAGCTGTTTTTGAAAATCGTCCGATTTTGTTGGATACAACTTGTAGAATAGGCACAGGAGAGACGCCCATACCACAAGCACCTATAGAACTTTACTTTGATATTGAAGCTGAACCCGATCTCAATTTAGATTACTTGTTGGGAGTTTTAGTTGTCGATCGTCAAACAGGAACCGAAACATTCCATAAACTCCTAGCCGAAACACCCGCCCAAGAAGAAAGGATTTGGCAACAGTTTTTAGATTTAGTTCACCAGTATCCGACTGCACCAATTTATCATTTTTGTGCTTATGAGGTCGATACTATCAAACGTTTGGGCAAACTTTATCACACTCCACGACAGCAAATTAAAACACTTCTAGCACGGTTTGTAGATGTTTACGAGCAAGTGACGCAAACAGTGGCTTTACCTGTAGAAAACTATACTTTAAAAGCGATCGCGCGGTGGTTGGGGTTTGAGTGGCGCGATCAGCAAGCGAATGGTTCGCATTGTATTTATTGGTACGATCAATGGTTGGCAACTGGCGATCGCACGTTACTTGAATCCATTGTCCGCTATAACGAAGATGATTGTCATGCTACACGCCATGTCAAAGATTGGTTGATAGATTTTACTACTGATTTACCTCCTACCAATCTCCAAGTGATTAGAACACCATAG
- a CDS encoding aminotransferase class V-fold PLP-dependent enzyme translates to MTSISITPTAQHRQRFPALANKAYFNYGGQGPMPQAAIDAINQAQEYIQTHGPFSTKVNGWIVEEVQQTRQAIASELNAPAESMTITEDVTVGCNIALWGINWQAGDRILLTDCEHPGVIATTREIARRFNVEVSFCPVMATLNSSDPAEVIAQHLTPNTRLVVLSHILWNTGQVLPINKIAQVCREYNSRIQILVDAAQSVGLLPLNLTELQADFYAFTGHKWWCGPMGVGGLYVRPEARESLQPTFIGWRSITMDSQGKPVDWQPDGRRYEVATSAFGQYCGLRAAIATHQQWGTATQRYEQILQLSHYLWQRLNELSDIVCLRTTSPESSLVSFQLKQQKPGRHQQLVQYLESQNMMTRTLLDPDCVRACVHYFTTTSEIDQLIAGIESYCGI, encoded by the coding sequence ATGACGAGTATTTCTATTACCCCAACAGCACAACACCGACAACGATTTCCGGCTTTAGCAAATAAAGCTTATTTTAACTATGGCGGTCAAGGACCAATGCCGCAAGCGGCGATTGATGCCATCAATCAAGCACAAGAATACATTCAAACTCATGGTCCCTTTTCCACAAAGGTGAATGGTTGGATTGTTGAGGAAGTCCAACAAACACGACAGGCGATCGCCTCAGAACTCAATGCGCCTGCTGAATCAATGACAATCACAGAGGACGTGACAGTTGGCTGCAATATTGCTTTATGGGGTATCAACTGGCAAGCAGGTGATCGTATACTACTGACAGACTGCGAACATCCTGGTGTCATTGCAACAACACGAGAAATTGCCCGACGATTTAATGTCGAAGTTTCGTTTTGCCCTGTTATGGCGACTCTCAACAGCAGCGATCCGGCTGAAGTGATTGCCCAACACCTTACACCAAATACGCGACTCGTCGTTTTAAGTCACATTCTGTGGAATACAGGTCAAGTTTTACCTATAAACAAAATTGCCCAAGTTTGCCGAGAGTATAACAGTAGAATACAAATTTTGGTTGATGCAGCCCAGTCAGTTGGTTTATTGCCATTGAACTTAACTGAGTTACAAGCAGACTTTTATGCTTTCACAGGTCATAAGTGGTGGTGTGGTCCTATGGGGGTCGGTGGATTGTATGTTCGTCCCGAAGCAAGGGAATCGCTGCAACCAACATTTATTGGCTGGCGTAGTATCACGATGGATAGTCAAGGTAAACCTGTAGATTGGCAACCTGATGGGCGACGTTATGAAGTCGCAACTTCTGCTTTTGGACAGTATTGCGGATTAAGAGCAGCGATCGCAACACATCAACAGTGGGGAACTGCGACACAACGCTATGAACAAATTCTGCAACTGAGTCACTATCTTTGGCAACGGTTAAACGAACTATCAGATATTGTTTGTTTACGCACTACTTCCCCTGAATCGAGTCTTGTATCATTTCAGTTAAAACAACAAAAACCTGGTAGACATCAACAGCTAGTACAGTACTTAGAATCACAAAACATGATGACGCGGACACTCCTAGATCCTGACTGTGTTCGCGCTTGTGTTCACTACTTCACCACAACAAGTGAAATCGATCAACTCATCGCCGGAATCGAAAGTTATTGTGGAATATGA